One Pseudomonas abieticivorans genomic region harbors:
- a CDS encoding CinA family protein, which yields MDQLTELSARLGQHLRALGAQVTTAESCTGGGIGEAITRVPGSSAWFEAGYITYSNTQKTAQLGVPSELFTQVGAVSREVVEAMVRGACQRSGARFGVAVSGVAGPDGGSPEKPVGTVWLAWADGDTVVSERRQFPGDRDEVRRQTVKAALEGLIHPVA from the coding sequence ATGGATCAGCTCACCGAATTATCCGCCCGCCTGGGCCAGCATCTGCGTGCCCTGGGGGCCCAGGTCACCACGGCCGAATCCTGCACCGGCGGTGGTATCGGCGAGGCGATCACCCGGGTGCCGGGCAGCTCCGCCTGGTTCGAGGCGGGTTACATCACCTATTCCAACACCCAGAAGACTGCGCAACTGGGCGTGCCAAGCGAGTTGTTCACCCAGGTAGGCGCGGTCAGCCGCGAGGTGGTCGAGGCCATGGTGCGGGGTGCCTGCCAGCGCAGCGGCGCGCGTTTTGGCGTGGCGGTCAGTGGCGTGGCCGGGCCCGATGGTGGCTCGCCCGAGAAGCCGGTGGGCACCGTTTGGTTGGCGTGGGCCGATGGCGATACCGTCGTGAGTGAGCGCCGCCAGTTCCCCGGTGACCGCGACGAAGTCCGCCGACAAACGGTGAAGGCCGCGCTAGAGGGGCTGATACATCCCGTGGCATGA
- the recA gene encoding recombinase RecA, whose translation MDDNKKKALAAALGQIERQFGKGAVMRMGDHDRQAIPAISTGSLGLDIALGIGGLPKGRIVEIYGPESSGKTTLTLSVIAQAQRAGATCAFVDAEHALDPEYAGKLGVNVDDLLVSQPDTGEQALEITDMLVRSNAVDVIIVDSVAALVPKAEIEGEMGDMHVGLQARLMSQALRKITGNIKNANCLVIFINQIRMKIGVMFGSPETTTGGNALKFYASVRLDIRRTGAVKEGDEVVGSETRVKVVKNKVAPPFRQAEFQILYGKGIYLNGEIIDLGVQQGLLEKSGAWYSYQGSKIGQGKANSAKFLQDNPEIAATLEKQIRDKLLTGGPEAAKAAAAAAAVAQVEPEDDLADADANF comes from the coding sequence ATGGACGACAACAAGAAGAAAGCCTTGGCTGCGGCCCTAGGTCAGATCGAACGTCAATTCGGCAAGGGTGCCGTGATGCGTATGGGCGATCATGACCGTCAGGCGATCCCGGCCATCTCCACCGGCTCCCTGGGTCTGGACATCGCGCTGGGCATCGGCGGTCTGCCAAAAGGCCGTATCGTCGAGATCTATGGCCCGGAGTCGTCGGGTAAAACCACCCTGACCCTGTCGGTCATTGCCCAGGCACAACGCGCCGGTGCCACCTGCGCCTTCGTCGACGCCGAGCACGCCCTGGACCCCGAGTACGCCGGCAAGCTGGGCGTGAACGTCGATGACCTGCTGGTTTCCCAGCCGGACACCGGTGAGCAGGCGCTGGAAATCACCGACATGCTGGTGCGTTCCAACGCCGTTGACGTGATCATCGTCGACTCCGTGGCCGCCCTGGTGCCAAAAGCTGAAATCGAAGGTGAGATGGGCGACATGCACGTCGGCCTGCAAGCGCGCCTGATGTCCCAGGCCCTGCGTAAAATCACCGGTAACATCAAGAACGCCAACTGCCTGGTGATCTTCATCAACCAGATCCGCATGAAGATCGGCGTGATGTTTGGCAGCCCGGAAACCACCACCGGTGGTAACGCGCTGAAGTTCTACGCATCGGTGCGCCTGGACATCCGTCGTACTGGCGCGGTGAAGGAAGGCGACGAAGTGGTCGGTAGCGAGACCCGCGTCAAGGTGGTCAAGAACAAGGTGGCCCCACCATTCCGTCAGGCTGAATTCCAGATCCTGTACGGCAAGGGTATCTACCTGAACGGCGAGATCATCGATCTGGGCGTGCAGCAGGGCCTGCTGGAAAAATCCGGCGCCTGGTACAGCTACCAAGGCAGCAAGATCGGCCAGGGCAAGGCCAACTCGGCCAAGTTCCTGCAAGACAACCCCGAAATCGCCGCTACCCTCGAGAAGCAGATCCGCGACAAGCTGCTGACCGGTGGCCCTGAAGCCGCCAAGGCCGCTGCTGCTGCCGCAGCCGTTGCGCAAGTCGAGCCTGAAGACGACCTGGCCGACGCCGACGCCAACTTCTAA
- the recX gene encoding recombination regulator RecX has protein sequence MPVVLDTPVAVRRSAMDLLARREHGRVELTRKLRQRGASPEMIDEALDRLTEEGLLSESRYLESFINYRARSGYGPARIREELNQRGLQRSDVEQALRESGFDWREKLIEVWQRKFAGELPREPRERAQQTRFLVYRGYSMDMVGRLLSGRDMYD, from the coding sequence ATGCCTGTCGTACTGGATACACCCGTCGCTGTGCGACGGTCTGCAATGGACCTGCTCGCGCGACGCGAGCACGGTCGGGTCGAGCTGACGCGCAAGTTGCGTCAGCGCGGCGCCTCGCCCGAAATGATCGACGAAGCACTTGACCGGCTGACGGAAGAGGGCCTGTTGTCCGAATCCCGTTATCTGGAAAGCTTCATCAACTACCGTGCCCGCTCGGGCTATGGGCCTGCGCGTATTCGTGAAGAGCTGAACCAGCGTGGCTTGCAGCGCAGCGACGTTGAGCAGGCTTTGCGCGAATCGGGTTTTGACTGGCGAGAGAAACTGATCGAGGTGTGGCAGCGCAAATTCGCCGGTGAGTTGCCCAGGGAGCCGCGCGAGCGCGCCCAGCAGACGCGCTTTCTGGTGTATCGGGGGTACTCGATGGACATGGTCGGCCGCTTGCTCAGCGGCCGTGACATGTATGATTGA
- a CDS encoding LOG family protein, protein MPYEPNDFLSSHFKNGGVDLARVEEQLNLVAPDSPNLALYRDMILTVLRMAQDDSNRWNAKITLQALRELDHAFRVLEQFKGRRKVTVFGSARTPAEHPLYALARELGAALASSDLMVITGAGGGIMAAAHEGAGLEHSLGFNITLPFEQHANATVDGTDKLLPFHFFFTRKLFFVKEADALVLCPGGFGTLDEALEVLTLIQTGKSPLVPVVLIDAPGGSFWKDWLAFIGKQLEANHYILPADLKLMRLVDTAEEAVQEINQFYSNFHSSRWLKNQFVIRMQHGLSETALEHAQSAFADLRLSGDFHQHAYAGEEHDEARFSHLVRLAFTFTARDQGRLRELIDYINLPENWAKPAQAVKSQRNREPLKVT, encoded by the coding sequence ATGCCTTACGAACCGAATGACTTCCTGTCCAGCCACTTCAAGAACGGTGGCGTGGACCTTGCCAGGGTCGAAGAACAACTCAACCTGGTAGCCCCCGACAGCCCCAACCTGGCGCTGTACCGCGACATGATATTGACCGTGCTGCGCATGGCCCAGGACGACAGTAACCGCTGGAACGCCAAGATTACCCTGCAAGCCTTGCGTGAACTCGACCACGCGTTCCGCGTGCTCGAGCAATTCAAGGGCCGGCGCAAGGTCACCGTGTTCGGTTCCGCCCGCACACCGGCCGAGCACCCTTTGTACGCACTGGCTCGGGAACTTGGCGCCGCCCTGGCAAGCTCTGACCTGATGGTCATCACCGGTGCCGGTGGCGGCATCATGGCCGCGGCCCACGAAGGTGCTGGCCTGGAACACAGCCTGGGCTTCAACATCACCCTGCCTTTCGAGCAACACGCCAACGCCACCGTGGATGGCACCGACAAATTGCTGCCCTTTCACTTTTTCTTCACCCGCAAACTGTTCTTCGTCAAGGAAGCCGACGCCCTGGTGCTATGCCCGGGTGGCTTTGGTACGTTGGACGAGGCGCTGGAAGTGCTGACTTTGATCCAGACGGGCAAGAGCCCGTTGGTACCGGTGGTGCTGATCGACGCGCCAGGCGGTAGCTTCTGGAAGGATTGGCTGGCATTTATCGGCAAGCAACTGGAGGCCAACCACTACATTTTGCCCGCCGACCTGAAACTGATGCGCCTGGTAGACACCGCCGAGGAAGCGGTCCAGGAGATCAACCAGTTCTATAGCAACTTCCACTCCAGCCGCTGGCTGAAGAACCAGTTCGTGATCCGCATGCAGCACGGCCTCAGCGAAACGGCACTGGAACATGCCCAGTCCGCCTTCGCCGACCTGCGCCTGAGCGGGGACTTCCATCAACATGCCTATGCCGGTGAAGAGCACGACGAGGCGCGGTTCAGCCACCTGGTGCGGCTGGCCTTTACCTTCACGGCCCGCGACCAGGGCCGCTTGCGCGAACTGATCGACTACATCAACCTACCGGAAAACTGGGCCAAGCCCGCTCAGGCGGTCAAGAGCCAGCGCAACCGCGAGCCGCTCAAGGTCACCTGA
- a CDS encoding PA3611 family quorum-sensing-regulated virulence factor, with protein MLRFIVPSLTLALVLPLAANAASLQEFELGKLLKQVAEQSNVGTPREINENILDQGYTVEGNELVDHLSVMQGEAEKMRANPEAMRVQLGRSVCSNKGYRDLMAKGAAMRYEFTENKTNLAVTTQRYTEAHCKLLDGKAAKKK; from the coding sequence ATGCTGCGCTTTATCGTCCCGTCCCTCACCCTCGCTCTGGTACTGCCACTGGCAGCCAACGCGGCCTCCCTGCAAGAGTTCGAACTGGGCAAATTGCTGAAACAGGTCGCGGAGCAGAGCAACGTCGGTACCCCACGGGAGATCAACGAGAACATCCTGGACCAGGGTTACACCGTCGAAGGCAACGAACTGGTCGATCACCTGAGCGTGATGCAGGGCGAAGCGGAAAAAATGCGCGCCAACCCTGAGGCGATGCGCGTACAACTGGGCCGCAGCGTGTGCAGCAACAAAGGCTACCGTGACCTGATGGCCAAAGGTGCCGCCATGCGTTACGAGTTCACCGAGAACAAGACCAACCTGGCCGTGACCACTCAGCGCTACACCGAAGCGCACTGCAAGCTGCTCGATGGCAAAGCCGCCAAGAAGAAGTAA
- a CDS encoding tRNA-uridine aminocarboxypropyltransferase yields MPHAVSRLRAQRLAACTKPFVARGSRAPRCPGCRVIFSYCLCAWRPRVEAQSGMCLVMYDVEPLKPTNTGWLIADVIEQTSAFGWSRKAVDEQLLALLDDPQWQPYIVFPGEFVAPERVVSQVQPAPGKRPLFILLDATWTEARKMFRKSPYLERFPVLSLQAEQMSRYKLRRSKRDDHFCTAEVAALCLELAGDERAAEALDAYLDVFTSHYLGAKFQLAMDEGDEVHERLKAFL; encoded by the coding sequence ATGCCCCATGCCGTCTCCCGCCTGCGCGCCCAGCGCCTGGCCGCCTGCACCAAGCCGTTCGTTGCGCGAGGGTCGCGGGCACCGCGTTGCCCCGGGTGCCGGGTGATTTTCAGCTATTGCCTGTGCGCTTGGCGCCCGCGCGTCGAGGCGCAGTCGGGTATGTGCCTGGTGATGTACGACGTGGAACCGCTCAAGCCCACCAACACCGGCTGGTTGATTGCCGATGTGATCGAGCAGACCAGCGCCTTCGGCTGGTCGCGCAAGGCGGTGGATGAACAACTGCTGGCGCTGCTCGACGATCCGCAATGGCAGCCCTACATCGTCTTCCCCGGCGAGTTCGTGGCGCCCGAGCGGGTGGTGAGCCAAGTGCAGCCTGCGCCCGGCAAGCGCCCGCTGTTCATCCTGCTGGATGCGACCTGGACCGAGGCGCGCAAGATGTTTCGCAAGAGCCCGTACCTGGAGCGCTTCCCGGTGCTCAGCCTGCAGGCCGAGCAGATGTCGCGCTACAAGTTGCGCCGCTCCAAGCGCGATGATCACTTTTGCACCGCAGAAGTGGCGGCGCTGTGCCTGGAGCTGGCCGGTGACGAGCGTGCCGCCGAGGCGCTGGATGCCTACCTGGACGTGTTCACCAGCCATTACCTGGGGGCCAAGTTCCAGTTAGCGATGGATGAGGGCGATGAGGTGCACGAGCGCCTCAAGGCGTTCCTGTGA
- a CDS encoding DMT family transporter, with amino-acid sequence MRRQALRADLLMLLTAIIWGSGFVAQTAGMDHIGPFLYSGLRFALGSLCLLPLVLRKGSDQAPREPFLTKGLWLGGGLMGLVLAGGINLQQVGLLFTSVTNSGFITGLYVIVVPLLGLVLGQRIGMGIWLGAVLAVVGMALLSVGDNFQVAAGDWLQLAGAFVWGGHVVIVGIFASRHDVIRLAFLQFVTCSLVSLILALGFEHFDIQAIMLAMPAIVYGGVVAVGIGYTLQVIAQKDAIASHAAIIFSLEAVFAAIAGAWLLNESLHLRGYIGCGLMLVGMLVAQLWPRKQPVTGTP; translated from the coding sequence ATGCGTCGCCAAGCCTTACGCGCCGACCTGTTGATGCTGCTAACCGCGATCATCTGGGGGTCGGGTTTCGTCGCCCAGACCGCCGGCATGGACCACATCGGCCCTTTCCTCTACTCCGGCTTGCGGTTCGCGTTAGGGTCGTTGTGCCTGTTGCCGCTGGTGCTGCGCAAAGGCAGCGACCAGGCACCCCGCGAACCCTTCCTGACTAAAGGCCTGTGGCTGGGCGGCGGGCTGATGGGCCTGGTGCTGGCAGGCGGCATCAACCTGCAACAGGTCGGCCTGCTGTTTACCAGCGTCACCAATTCGGGCTTCATCACCGGCCTGTATGTGATTGTAGTGCCGTTGCTTGGCCTGGTGCTGGGGCAGCGCATCGGCATGGGCATCTGGCTGGGCGCGGTGTTGGCCGTGGTCGGCATGGCCCTGTTGAGCGTGGGCGACAACTTCCAGGTGGCGGCCGGCGATTGGTTGCAACTGGCCGGGGCGTTCGTGTGGGGCGGGCATGTGGTGATCGTCGGTATTTTCGCCAGCCGCCACGACGTGATTCGCCTGGCGTTCCTGCAGTTCGTGACCTGTTCGCTGGTCAGCCTGATCCTGGCGCTTGGCTTTGAGCACTTCGATATACAGGCGATCATGCTGGCCATGCCGGCCATCGTATATGGCGGCGTGGTGGCCGTCGGTATCGGCTACACCTTGCAAGTGATCGCCCAGAAAGACGCCATCGCCTCCCATGCGGCGATCATCTTCTCGCTGGAAGCCGTGTTCGCCGCGATTGCCGGGGCATGGTTGCTCAATGAGTCATTGCACCTGCGCGGCTACATCGGCTGCGGCTTGATGCTGGTGGGCATGTTGGTGGCGCAGTTGTGGCCGCGCAAGCAGCCGGTCACAGGAACGCCTTGA
- the erdR gene encoding response regulator transcription factor ErdR, translating to MATYDILIADDHPLFRGALRQAVTLGLGPDTRLVEVASIAELEVQLNAKADWDLVLLDLNMPGAYGFSGLVLLRGQYPQIPVVMVSAQEEASVMVRSREFGASGFIPKSSTLEVIQEAVRNVLEGEVWWPPQAFEQVSVSPEAKAASEGLASLTPQQFRVLTMVCEGLLNKQIAYELSVSEATIKAHVTAIFRKLNVRTRTQAALLLQQLESISAS from the coding sequence ATGGCCACATACGACATCCTGATTGCCGACGACCACCCCCTTTTTCGCGGCGCCTTGCGCCAAGCTGTCACCTTGGGCCTTGGCCCGGACACCCGCCTGGTCGAAGTGGCCAGCATTGCCGAACTTGAAGTTCAGCTCAACGCCAAGGCCGACTGGGACTTGGTGCTACTGGACCTGAACATGCCCGGTGCCTACGGGTTTTCCGGTCTGGTGCTGTTGCGCGGGCAATATCCGCAAATCCCCGTGGTGATGGTATCGGCCCAGGAAGAGGCCAGCGTGATGGTGCGCTCGCGCGAATTTGGCGCCAGCGGCTTCATTCCCAAATCCAGCACCCTGGAGGTTATCCAGGAAGCGGTGCGTAATGTGCTCGAGGGTGAGGTGTGGTGGCCACCACAAGCGTTCGAACAGGTCAGCGTCTCGCCAGAGGCCAAAGCGGCCAGCGAAGGCCTGGCCAGCCTGACACCGCAGCAATTTCGCGTGCTCACCATGGTCTGCGAAGGCCTGTTGAACAAGCAGATCGCTTATGAATTGAGTGTGTCGGAGGCCACCATCAAGGCCCACGTCACGGCGATTTTCCGCAAGCTGAATGTCCGTACCCGCACCCAGGCGGCCTTGCTTCTGCAACAACTTGAGTCAATTTCGGCGTCTTGA
- a CDS encoding diacylglycerol kinase: MSPYKGQTGLKRIFNATGYSFAGLQAAFVGEAAFRQLVLLNVVLVPVAFMLHVSRAERAILIAVCLLALIVELFNSAVEAAIDRISLDRHPLSKNAKDMGSAAQFVALAMIALVWAIILL; encoded by the coding sequence ATGTCCCCATACAAAGGCCAGACCGGCCTCAAACGTATTTTCAACGCCACCGGTTATTCGTTCGCCGGCTTGCAGGCTGCCTTCGTTGGCGAAGCGGCGTTTCGCCAACTGGTACTGCTTAACGTGGTGTTGGTGCCCGTGGCGTTCATGCTGCACGTGAGCCGTGCCGAGCGCGCCATCCTGATCGCGGTGTGCTTGCTGGCCTTGATCGTCGAATTGTTCAACTCGGCAGTGGAGGCGGCCATCGACCGCATCTCCCTGGACCGCCACCCACTGTCCAAGAATGCCAAGGACATGGGCAGCGCCGCACAGTTCGTGGCCCTGGCCATGATTGCGCTGGTGTGGGCGATCATCCTGCTTTAG
- a CDS encoding LysR family transcriptional regulator translates to MRFTLRQLQVFVAVAQQESVSKAAHLLSLSQSAASTSITELERQCSCQLFDRAGKRLSLNALGHQLLPQAVALLDQAKEIEDLLNGKSGFGSLAVGATLTIGNYLATLLIGSFMQQHPESQVKLHVQNTVHIVQQVAHYEIDLGLIEGDCSHPDIEVQPWVEDELVVFCAPQHPLAQRGSASMEELTREAWILREQGSGTRLTFDQAMRHHRSTLNIRLELEHTEAIKRAVESGLGIGCISRLALRDAFRRGSLVAVETPDLDLARQFFFIWHKQKYQTSAMREFLELCRSFTAGVQRSDEIVLPSIP, encoded by the coding sequence ATGCGATTTACTCTGCGTCAACTTCAGGTCTTCGTCGCCGTCGCGCAACAGGAAAGCGTCTCCAAGGCCGCCCACCTGCTGTCGCTGTCCCAATCGGCGGCCAGCACCTCCATTACCGAACTTGAGCGCCAGTGCAGCTGCCAGCTGTTCGACCGCGCCGGCAAGCGCCTGAGCCTCAACGCTTTGGGCCATCAACTGCTGCCCCAGGCGGTGGCCCTGCTCGACCAGGCCAAAGAGATCGAAGATTTGCTCAACGGCAAATCCGGCTTTGGCTCGCTGGCGGTGGGCGCTACCCTGACCATCGGCAATTACCTGGCCACGTTACTGATCGGCAGCTTCATGCAGCAGCACCCGGAGAGCCAGGTCAAATTGCACGTGCAGAACACCGTGCACATTGTGCAACAGGTGGCCCATTACGAAATTGACCTGGGGCTGATCGAAGGCGATTGCAGCCACCCGGACATTGAAGTGCAACCTTGGGTGGAAGATGAACTGGTGGTGTTCTGTGCGCCGCAGCACCCGCTGGCACAGCGCGGCAGCGCCAGCATGGAGGAATTGACCCGGGAAGCCTGGATTTTGCGTGAACAAGGCTCCGGCACCCGCCTGACGTTTGACCAGGCCATGCGCCACCACCGCTCCACGCTGAACATTCGCCTGGAACTGGAACACACCGAAGCGATCAAGCGCGCGGTGGAATCGGGGTTGGGGATTGGCTGCATCTCGCGCCTGGCGCTGCGTGACGCCTTTCGCCGGGGCAGCCTGGTGGCCGTGGAAACACCGGACCTGGACCTGGCCCGGCAATTCTTCTTTATCTGGCACAAGCAGAAGTACCAGACCTCGGCCATGCGCGAGTTTCTCGAGCTGTGCCGCTCATTCACCGCCGGCGTTCAGCGCAGCGATGAAATCGTGCTGCCCAGCATTCCCTAA
- the fpr gene encoding ferredoxin-NADP reductase: MSNMNHERVLSVHHWNDTLFSFKCTRDPGLRFENGQFVMIGLQQPNGRPLMRAYSIASPNWEEHLEFFSIKVPDGPLTSQLQHLKEGDEIIISKKPTGTLVLDDLKPGKHLYLLSTGTGLAPFMSVIQDPETYERFEKVILCHGVRYVNEVAYREFITEHLPQNEFFGESLRDKLIYYPTVTREPFENEGRLTDLMRSGKLFSDIGLPPINPQDDRAMLCGSPSMLDETSEVLNSFGLTVSPRMREPGDYLIERAFVEK, from the coding sequence ATGAGCAACATGAACCACGAACGTGTCCTCAGTGTCCATCACTGGAACGACACACTGTTCAGCTTCAAGTGCACCCGCGACCCGGGCCTGCGCTTCGAGAACGGTCAGTTCGTGATGATCGGCCTGCAACAGCCCAACGGCCGCCCGCTTATGCGCGCCTACTCGATCGCCAGCCCGAACTGGGAAGAGCATCTGGAGTTCTTCAGCATCAAGGTGCCAGACGGCCCGCTGACCTCGCAGTTGCAACACCTGAAGGAAGGCGATGAGATCATCATCAGCAAGAAGCCTACCGGCACCCTGGTGCTGGACGACCTCAAGCCCGGCAAGCACCTGTACCTGCTGAGCACCGGCACCGGCCTTGCGCCGTTCATGAGCGTGATCCAGGACCCGGAAACCTACGAGCGTTTCGAAAAGGTCATCCTGTGCCATGGCGTGCGCTACGTGAACGAAGTCGCCTACCGCGAGTTCATCACCGAGCACCTGCCACAGAACGAGTTTTTCGGCGAATCGCTGCGTGACAAGCTGATCTACTACCCAACCGTGACCCGCGAGCCATTCGAGAACGAAGGCCGCCTGACCGATCTGATGCGCAGCGGCAAGCTGTTCAGCGACATCGGCCTGCCGCCGATCAACCCGCAGGACGACCGCGCCATGCTGTGCGGCAGCCCGAGCATGTTGGACGAAACCAGCGAAGTGCTGAACAGCTTCGGCCTGACCGTTTCGCCGCGCATGCGCGAGCCGGGTGATTACCTGATCGAGCGAGCGTTCGTCGAGAAGTAG
- the tsaA gene encoding tRNA (N6-threonylcarbamoyladenosine(37)-N6)-methyltransferase TrmO, giving the protein MTHSVSPIGFVRSCFKEKFAIPRQPQLAPAARGVLELVAPFDQGDAVQGLEQVSHVWLLFLFHQALEDKPRLKVRPPRLGGNTSMGVFATRATHRPNGIGQSVVRLDKVEAARLHLSGIDLLDGTPILDIKPYVPYADSVLDARNDMASGAPVLIEVQWSDSALVQAHEHATRLAEPLVALIEQCLAQDPRPAYQKPAPEREYGAKFWDVDVRWHYPKPGLICVLQVIMLMPA; this is encoded by the coding sequence ATGACCCATAGCGTCTCGCCCATCGGCTTCGTCCGTTCCTGCTTCAAGGAAAAATTCGCCATCCCTCGCCAACCGCAACTGGCGCCCGCTGCCCGCGGCGTGCTGGAACTGGTGGCGCCGTTCGATCAAGGGGACGCGGTGCAGGGTTTGGAGCAGGTCAGCCACGTGTGGCTGCTGTTCCTGTTCCACCAGGCCCTGGAGGACAAGCCGCGGCTCAAGGTGCGCCCGCCGCGCTTGGGCGGCAACACTTCCATGGGCGTGTTCGCCACCCGCGCCACCCACCGGCCCAATGGCATCGGGCAGTCGGTGGTGCGCCTGGACAAGGTCGAGGCCGCACGCTTGCACCTGTCAGGCATCGACCTGCTGGACGGCACGCCAATCCTGGACATCAAGCCGTACGTACCCTACGCCGACAGCGTTTTGGATGCACGCAACGACATGGCCAGCGGCGCGCCGGTGCTGATTGAGGTGCAATGGTCGGATAGTGCACTTGTTCAAGCCCACGAGCACGCCACGCGCCTTGCAGAGCCCTTGGTGGCACTGATCGAGCAGTGCCTGGCCCAAGACCCGCGCCCGGCGTACCAAAAGCCTGCACCTGAACGTGAATACGGGGCCAAGTTCTGGGATGTGGATGTACGTTGGCATTACCCCAAGCCCGGTTTGATCTGTGTACTGCAGGTCATCATGCTCATGCCCGCCTGA
- a CDS encoding DUF1456 family protein — translation MIHNDVMRSVRYMLDISDAKVADIIKLSGLEIAKADVVAYLTKEEEEGFVHCPDEVMAHFLDGLVIFKRGKDETRPPLPIELPITNNIILKKLRVAFELKEDDMHAILKAAEFPVSKPELSALFRKFGHNNYRPCGDQLLRNFLKGLTLRIRG, via the coding sequence ATGATTCACAATGACGTAATGCGCAGCGTGCGCTACATGCTCGACATCAGCGACGCCAAGGTCGCCGACATCATCAAGCTGTCGGGCTTGGAGATCGCCAAGGCCGACGTGGTCGCGTACCTGACCAAGGAAGAGGAAGAAGGCTTCGTGCACTGCCCCGACGAAGTCATGGCGCACTTCCTCGATGGCCTGGTGATCTTCAAGCGTGGCAAGGACGAGACCCGCCCGCCGCTGCCGATCGAACTGCCGATCACCAACAACATCATCCTGAAAAAGCTGCGCGTGGCCTTTGAACTGAAGGAAGACGACATGCACGCGATCCTCAAGGCCGCCGAGTTCCCGGTGTCCAAACCTGAGTTGAGCGCGCTGTTCCGCAAATTTGGTCACAATAACTACCGCCCGTGCGGCGATCAGTTGTTGCGCAACTTCCTCAAGGGTTTGACACTGCGTATTCGCGGCTAG
- a CDS encoding rRNA pseudouridine synthase, translating into MSEPIRLSKRLIELVGCSRREAELFIEGGWVTVDGVVVDEPQFKVDSQKVALDPDAKAEQPEPVTILLHQLPGQSVEQALASIGAESLSEEHRFSKRPLKGHFLRLSCAGELQAGGSGLQVFTQDWKIVRKLTADAAKIEQEYVVEVSGQMSEHGLNRLNHGATFKGKVLPAVKASWQNETRLRLVMKNPAPGLIAQLCACVGLTIVSMRRIRIGGVSLGKVPAGEWRYLATKEKF; encoded by the coding sequence ATGTCTGAACCCATTCGCCTCTCCAAACGCCTCATTGAACTGGTCGGGTGCTCGCGCCGCGAGGCCGAGCTCTTTATCGAAGGGGGCTGGGTGACAGTGGACGGCGTGGTCGTCGACGAGCCGCAGTTCAAGGTCGACAGCCAAAAAGTCGCGCTGGACCCCGACGCCAAGGCCGAACAGCCGGAGCCGGTGACCATCCTGCTGCACCAACTGCCCGGCCAGAGCGTCGAGCAGGCCCTGGCCAGCATCGGCGCCGAGAGCCTGTCCGAGGAGCACCGTTTCAGCAAGCGCCCGCTCAAGGGGCACTTCCTGCGCCTGAGCTGTGCCGGCGAGTTGCAAGCCGGTGGCAGTGGCCTGCAGGTGTTTACCCAGGACTGGAAAATCGTGCGCAAGCTGACCGCGGACGCGGCGAAGATCGAGCAGGAGTACGTGGTCGAGGTCAGCGGGCAGATGTCCGAGCACGGCCTTAACCGCCTGAACCATGGCGCCACGTTCAAGGGCAAGGTGCTGCCTGCGGTCAAAGCCAGCTGGCAGAATGAAACCCGCCTGCGCCTGGTTATGAAAAACCCCGCCCCCGGCCTGATCGCGCAACTGTGCGCCTGTGTCGGCCTGACCATCGTCAGCATGCGCCGCATCCGCATCGGCGGCGTGTCCCTGGGCAAGGTCCCGGCGGGCGAATGGCGCTACCTGGCGACCAAGGAAAAGTTCTAA
- a CDS encoding GNAT family N-acetyltransferase: MHHPVWTPRAKDYPELTQVWEASVRATHTFLPDSYITLLGKLVLEQYLDAVMLICCKDSRGRINGFAGVSGGKVEMLFIHPNYRGEGIGKRLLGYATEHLNASQLDVNEQNTQAVGFYLKQGFEVVGRSERDGMDQPYPLLHLRLALRQSARA, from the coding sequence ATGCACCACCCAGTCTGGACGCCGCGAGCCAAGGACTACCCCGAGCTGACCCAGGTTTGGGAAGCGTCGGTGCGGGCCACCCATACGTTTTTGCCCGACAGCTACATCACTCTGCTGGGCAAGCTGGTGCTGGAGCAGTATCTGGACGCCGTGATGCTGATCTGCTGCAAGGACTCGCGCGGGCGCATCAACGGCTTCGCCGGGGTGTCCGGCGGCAAGGTCGAAATGCTGTTCATTCACCCCAACTATCGCGGCGAGGGTATCGGCAAACGGCTGCTGGGCTATGCCACCGAACACTTGAACGCCAGCCAGCTCGACGTCAACGAGCAAAACACCCAGGCGGTGGGCTTCTACCTCAAGCAAGGTTTCGAGGTAGTGGGGCGTTCCGAGCGCGACGGCATGGACCAACCCTATCCACTGCTGCACCTGCGCCTGGCGCTGCGGCAATCTGCGCGGGCTTAA